One bacterium genomic window carries:
- the tadA gene encoding Flp pilus assembly complex ATPase component TadA: METIKTKRLGQILIDAGSITAENLDLALKEQRQTGEKLGITLQRLGMCTEREIARVLAGQAGVACVELAGLEPGAEVLALVPRDAAERHSLVPLSRQGSLLRVAMANPLDLTTTDELSRETGCYVEVVHAPESEIREAILRWYGQQVHDRVASGQLVEEARQALAEGRKLGEADSPFILLVDSLLRDAVTDGATDIHFEPEEKVMRVRYRVDGALSQAAVLPVELQPIVIARLKIMAELNISENRVPQDGRILFDAGRRKVDLRVSTLPMIHGEGIVCRILDKESLVLGLDRLGMPAAVAPVFTRDITRPNGIILVTGPTGSGKTTTLYSALSHLNKPDTKIITLEDPVEYALPVINQAQINLAKGFTFAKGLRAILRQDPDIVLVGEIRDAETAQMAIRAALTGHLVFSTLHTNSAAGAIPRLLDMGVEPFLLSATLVSVLAQRLVRRVCPDCAEPVAPAAADLALLGIGPEDLEGAAPREGKGCPMCRDTGYRGRMAIFEYLHVDPELRRLIAGGAESGELARAAAAQGQHDLLHDALTRYKAGRTTLAEVTKVVG, encoded by the coding sequence ATGGAGACGATCAAAACCAAGCGGCTCGGGCAGATCCTCATCGATGCCGGGTCGATCACCGCCGAGAACCTCGATCTGGCCCTGAAGGAACAGCGCCAGACGGGGGAGAAGCTCGGCATCACCCTGCAGCGCCTCGGCATGTGCACCGAGCGCGAGATCGCGCGCGTGCTGGCCGGCCAGGCGGGCGTGGCCTGCGTGGAGCTGGCGGGGCTCGAGCCCGGCGCCGAGGTGCTCGCGCTGGTGCCGCGCGACGCGGCCGAACGCCACAGCCTGGTGCCCCTCTCGCGGCAGGGCAGCCTGCTGCGGGTGGCCATGGCCAATCCGCTCGACCTGACCACCACCGACGAGCTCTCCCGCGAGACCGGCTGCTACGTGGAGGTCGTGCACGCGCCGGAGAGCGAGATTCGCGAGGCGATCCTGCGCTGGTACGGCCAGCAGGTGCACGACCGCGTCGCGTCCGGGCAGCTCGTCGAGGAGGCCCGGCAGGCCCTCGCCGAGGGGCGCAAGCTCGGCGAGGCCGACTCGCCGTTCATCCTGCTCGTCGATTCCCTGCTGCGCGACGCCGTGACCGACGGCGCCACCGACATCCACTTCGAGCCCGAAGAGAAGGTGATGCGGGTGCGCTACCGGGTGGACGGCGCCCTGAGCCAGGCCGCCGTGCTCCCGGTCGAGCTGCAGCCCATCGTCATCGCCCGCCTGAAGATCATGGCGGAGCTGAACATCTCTGAGAACCGCGTGCCGCAGGACGGCCGCATCCTCTTCGACGCCGGCCGCCGCAAGGTCGACCTGCGCGTCTCGACGCTGCCGATGATCCACGGCGAAGGCATCGTCTGCCGGATCCTGGACAAGGAGTCCCTCGTGCTGGGCCTCGACCGCCTGGGGATGCCCGCCGCCGTGGCGCCGGTCTTCACCCGCGACATCACGCGCCCGAACGGCATCATCCTCGTCACGGGCCCCACCGGTTCCGGCAAGACGACGACCCTCTACTCGGCGCTCAGCCACCTGAACAAGCCCGACACCAAGATCATCACCCTCGAGGATCCGGTGGAGTACGCCCTGCCGGTGATCAACCAGGCCCAGATCAACCTGGCCAAGGGCTTCACCTTCGCCAAGGGGCTGCGGGCGATCCTGCGCCAGGATCCGGACATCGTCCTCGTCGGCGAGATCCGCGACGCCGAGACGGCCCAGATGGCGATCCGTGCCGCCCTGACCGGTCACCTCGTCTTCTCGACGCTGCACACGAACAGCGCCGCCGGCGCCATCCCGCGCCTGCTCGACATGGGCGTCGAGCCGTTCCTGCTCTCGGCCACGCTGGTGTCGGTGCTGGCCCAGCGCCTCGTGCGGCGGGTGTGTCCGGACTGCGCCGAACCGGTGGCGCCGGCGGCGGCCGATCTGGCCCTGCTCGGGATCGGACCGGAGGATCTGGAGGGCGCGGCCCCCCGTGAAGGAAAGGGCTGCCCCATGTGCCGCGACACCGGCTACCGCGGCCGCATGGCCATCTTCGAGTACCTGCACGTCGATCCGGAGCTGCGGCGCCTGATCGCCGGCGGGGCCGAGTCGGGCGAGCTGGCCCGGGCGGCCGCGGCACAGGGCCAGCACGACCTGCTCCACGACGCCCTGACCCGCTACAAGGCGGGCCGGACGACCCTGGCCGAGGTGACGAAGGTGGTCGGATGA
- a CDS encoding type II secretion system F family protein, with product MREYRYTALTTTGQTVSGVRHARNVEELTTELLQKRLVLLRSRVTLGTLGNLFSASNRAAGKELREFTRHMATCLGAGIPALAAIGDYQGATSGPFADVLADIRGDVSSGTALDESLARHPHIFSSLYLALIRAGQNSGNLDESFGELVEYLDWNEDLRSQTRQAMIYPAMLLMAIIGLFLLMMLFVIPRFEEIFASARFEMPALTRNVLAFGHWLGHWWWLLGGAAAGLAAAASLVFRTERGAWQRDRLLLRIPVYGTFRSKLALSRFSKTFSLIFASGVDLLQVLNLTSGVVDNRVMAAQLLEVRARVAAGESLREAFRSAHTFPLLIQRLIAVGEQTGSLDTSLRAASRYYDKEIPRDLKRAFTVFEGLVIVLLGILVCVAALSLLMPIMSLRPNV from the coding sequence ATGAGGGAGTACCGCTACACCGCGCTGACGACGACGGGCCAGACGGTCTCGGGTGTCCGGCACGCCCGGAACGTCGAGGAGCTGACCACCGAGCTGCTGCAGAAGCGGCTCGTGCTGCTGCGCAGCCGCGTCACGCTGGGCACCCTGGGCAACCTCTTCAGCGCCAGCAACAGGGCCGCGGGCAAGGAGCTGCGCGAGTTCACGCGCCACATGGCCACCTGCCTCGGCGCCGGCATCCCGGCCCTCGCGGCCATCGGCGACTACCAGGGCGCCACCAGCGGCCCCTTCGCCGACGTGTTGGCCGACATCCGCGGCGACGTCTCGAGCGGCACCGCCCTGGACGAGTCGCTCGCGCGTCATCCCCACATCTTCTCGTCGCTCTACCTGGCCCTGATCCGGGCCGGTCAGAACTCGGGCAACCTGGACGAGAGCTTCGGCGAGCTGGTCGAGTACCTCGACTGGAACGAGGACCTGCGCAGCCAGACCCGGCAGGCGATGATCTATCCGGCCATGCTGCTGATGGCGATCATCGGGCTCTTCCTGCTGATGATGCTCTTCGTGATCCCGCGCTTCGAGGAGATCTTCGCCTCGGCCCGTTTCGAGATGCCGGCGCTGACCCGCAACGTCCTCGCGTTCGGGCACTGGCTCGGGCACTGGTGGTGGCTGCTGGGGGGCGCGGCGGCGGGGCTCGCCGCGGCGGCCTCCCTCGTGTTCCGCACCGAGCGGGGCGCCTGGCAGCGCGACCGCCTGCTGCTGCGGATCCCGGTCTACGGCACCTTCCGCAGCAAGCTGGCCCTGTCGCGCTTCAGCAAGACCTTCTCGCTGATCTTCGCCTCGGGCGTCGACCTGCTGCAGGTGTTGAACCTGACCAGCGGCGTCGTGGACAACCGCGTCATGGCGGCCCAGCTGCTGGAGGTGCGGGCCCGCGTCGCCGCCGGCGAGTCGCTGCGCGAGGCCTTCCGGTCGGCGCACACCTTCCCGCTGCTCATCCAGCGCCTGATCGCCGTCGGCGAGCAGACCGGTTCGCTCGACACGTCCCTGCGCGCGGCGTCGCGCTACTACGACAAGGAGATCCCCCGCGACCTGAAGCGCGCCTTCACGGTCTTCGAGGGGCTGGTCATCGTCCTGCTCGGGATCCTGGTCTGCGTCGCGGCGCTGTCGCTGCTGATGCCGATCATGTCCCTGCGGCCCAACGTCTAG